One Cohnella candidum genomic region harbors:
- a CDS encoding sigma-70 family RNA polymerase sigma factor has protein sequence MTMSLPPARLPDDAISMLIEYQRTMSNELAEELIRHYEPMVRMAANKMSRNRPDLFDDLYQVGQMSLFRLLKQFDPEMGMPFEPYAMKSIIGHMKNYLRDKSWYVQVPRRIKEKGLVVQQAIDELTVSLERSPNVEEIAAHLGLELEETLEILAGRDLYHYVSLDTPISDEENTAVLGELIGSPTDDYAALERKLDLQEAMSELKAEEREVLLLVFEGGLSQRTIAERLGVSQMSVSRIQKRAIDKLKQLLTEKDGEYDAL, from the coding sequence GTGACGATGTCCTTACCACCCGCGCGTTTGCCCGACGACGCGATTTCCATGCTGATCGAATATCAAAGGACGATGTCCAACGAATTGGCGGAAGAGCTGATCAGGCACTATGAACCGATGGTCCGGATGGCCGCGAACAAGATGTCGCGCAACCGGCCCGATCTGTTCGACGATCTTTATCAAGTAGGCCAAATGTCGTTGTTCCGTCTGCTGAAGCAGTTCGATCCCGAAATGGGAATGCCGTTCGAACCTTATGCGATGAAAAGCATCATCGGACACATGAAGAACTACTTGCGGGACAAGTCCTGGTACGTGCAGGTGCCCCGCAGAATCAAGGAAAAAGGCTTGGTCGTACAACAAGCGATCGACGAATTGACCGTTTCCCTCGAACGATCCCCGAACGTGGAAGAAATCGCCGCGCACCTGGGGCTGGAGCTGGAGGAAACCCTCGAAATTCTGGCCGGGCGCGACTTGTACCATTACGTCTCCCTTGATACTCCGATCTCGGACGAGGAGAACACGGCGGTGCTCGGCGAGCTGATCGGCTCCCCTACGGACGATTACGCAGCGCTCGAAAGGAAGCTGGACCTGCAGGAAGCCATGTCGGAGCTGAAAGCGGAAGAGAGGGAAGTGCTTCTGCTCGTCTTCGAAGGCGGATTGTCGCAGCGAACGATCGCCGAACGGCTCGGCGTTTCCCAGATGAGCGTCTCCCGGATCCAGAAACGGGCGATCGACAAGCTGAAACAGCTGCTCACCGAGAAAGACGGGGAATACGACGCCTTATAA
- a CDS encoding STAS domain-containing protein — translation MLPNKFTLRTENREGRTIVYVGGELDLEVASQMRAAMEPLMELSDRRLTLNLRDLKYIDSTGIGILISVLKARHSRNAPFDVEHVPGHIRKLFDMTGITPFLAAAE, via the coding sequence ATGCTGCCGAACAAATTTACGCTCCGGACCGAAAATCGGGAAGGACGCACGATCGTTTATGTCGGGGGTGAACTCGATCTTGAGGTAGCCTCCCAAATGAGGGCGGCGATGGAACCTCTGATGGAGCTTTCCGACCGCCGGCTCACCTTGAATTTGCGCGACCTCAAATATATTGACAGCACCGGCATCGGGATTTTGATTTCCGTCCTGAAGGCCCGGCATTCCCGTAACGCGCCGTTTGACGTGGAGCATGTTCCAGGACATATCCGCAAGCTGTTCGATATGACCGGGATCACTCCGTTCCTGGCTGCCGCCGAATAA